Proteins encoded by one window of Salicibibacter halophilus:
- a CDS encoding ABC transporter permease, which translates to MNIRHLARKNLTGNAQRYAAYFISCVFAVSIFFIYAQFILHPDVMTGDIQGGDTVRQGMIAAQVIIVIFSVFFIAYSNSTFLQSRSKEFGLLSLFGMSKRQLRKLIYFEQTFTSLLAIVLGLGIGTLFSKLFLMLMSAMLNTEAPIAFEFVPMAYVITAIGFIVLFQALTLVSFWKMRNQTVQAFLQDARKPKMMPRASLTLTIIALIFVGFGYFLAVTASLEYSFLLIFPILFFVVTGSYFLFSQGTVAAYKWLYKRNSLTRGPQLVTRTNILFRLKDYARMLFLTSTITAVVLTAAGTVYLANEYIIDLVTEQTPASATWLEEDASENEILEPERAEEIIAAHDTEIDYAFNVEMLPVDVSIAGDEGSVAVFPETNYNEIASHRDLDPLSLEENEIFITSPMLGFGPWEDIEKTEQLDMDMNGEQVTMDIAGTAEDAIVGATNQGQIQVVMNDSSYLHYNNAQYADDEKLRALGYHFVDWENEVEVSNALEEEAEDPAHLFQTMAPPFQALQQGFSLTLFIGLFVSVLFFIVQGSMLYLKLFTELEDTKKQLLSLNRIGITRKEAGKILGHKIKFLFFVPLIVGAIHASFAYAMLASILDVNLFWSGVMVIAIYAVLQYLYYVITRHFYLKAAFR; encoded by the coding sequence ATGAACATCCGTCACCTCGCGCGTAAAAATTTAACCGGGAACGCCCAGCGATACGCCGCTTATTTTATCAGTTGCGTATTTGCCGTCAGCATCTTTTTTATTTACGCTCAATTTATATTGCACCCGGATGTGATGACAGGAGATATCCAAGGCGGAGACACTGTTCGCCAAGGGATGATCGCGGCACAAGTCATTATCGTGATTTTCTCCGTCTTTTTTATCGCTTACTCAAACAGCACCTTTTTACAATCGCGATCAAAAGAGTTCGGTTTATTATCTTTATTCGGCATGAGCAAGCGGCAGCTAAGAAAACTGATTTATTTTGAACAGACGTTCACTTCGTTGCTCGCGATTGTGTTGGGCCTGGGAATTGGAACGTTATTTTCCAAGCTGTTTTTGATGCTGATGAGCGCAATGTTGAACACGGAGGCGCCAATCGCTTTCGAATTTGTGCCGATGGCATATGTCATAACCGCAATCGGTTTCATCGTTCTTTTTCAAGCGTTGACGTTAGTATCCTTCTGGAAAATGCGCAATCAAACGGTGCAAGCCTTTTTGCAAGATGCACGCAAACCGAAAATGATGCCGCGTGCGTCCCTGACACTGACAATCATTGCTTTGATTTTCGTCGGGTTTGGTTACTTTTTAGCTGTTACAGCGTCTCTTGAGTATTCTTTTTTACTCATTTTTCCGATCCTCTTTTTCGTCGTCACCGGTTCTTACTTTTTGTTCAGCCAAGGCACGGTGGCTGCCTATAAATGGCTATATAAAAGAAACTCGTTGACGCGGGGCCCACAATTGGTGACACGCACGAATATTCTTTTTCGTTTAAAAGATTACGCGCGGATGCTTTTTCTAACGTCCACGATTACAGCCGTCGTACTCACCGCCGCCGGAACGGTTTATCTCGCGAATGAATACATCATCGATCTCGTCACCGAGCAAACACCGGCGTCTGCCACATGGCTTGAAGAGGACGCTAGCGAAAATGAGATCCTCGAACCGGAACGGGCCGAAGAAATCATTGCCGCCCATGATACGGAGATTGACTATGCTTTTAATGTGGAAATGCTTCCGGTGGATGTTTCCATTGCCGGCGATGAAGGTTCCGTCGCCGTTTTTCCCGAAACCAATTACAATGAAATTGCCTCGCATCGAGATTTGGATCCATTGAGTTTGGAAGAAAATGAGATTTTTATTACATCGCCAATGCTTGGTTTTGGCCCATGGGAAGACATTGAAAAAACCGAGCAGTTAGACATGGATATGAACGGCGAACAAGTCACCATGGATATCGCCGGCACAGCGGAAGACGCGATCGTTGGGGCGACGAATCAGGGGCAAATCCAAGTGGTCATGAATGATAGCAGTTACCTTCACTATAACAACGCTCAATATGCTGATGATGAAAAACTTCGCGCGTTGGGGTATCACTTTGTGGATTGGGAAAATGAAGTTGAGGTTTCAAATGCATTAGAGGAAGAAGCCGAGGACCCTGCTCATTTATTCCAAACGATGGCACCGCCTTTCCAAGCGTTGCAACAGGGCTTTTCCTTAACGTTGTTTATTGGGCTGTTCGTTAGTGTCCTCTTTTTCATCGTCCAAGGCAGCATGTTGTACCTAAAATTATTTACAGAACTGGAAGATACAAAAAAACAACTGCTGTCGTTAAACCGGATTGGCATTACGCGAAAAGAAGCAGGCAAAATTCTCGGCCATAAGATAAAATTCCTTTTTTTCGTTCCTTTAATCGTAGGGGCGATACACGCAAGTTTTGCCTACGCGATGTTGGCGAGTATTCTTGATGTCAACCTTTTCTGGAGCGGCGTCATGGTCATTGCCATCTACGCTGTTTTGCAATATCTATATTATGTGATTACCCGCCACTTTTACTTGAAAGCGGCATTCCGATAG
- a CDS encoding ABC transporter ATP-binding protein yields MQLLDVNALSKTYYPKKEGLSYKALSNFHLQVDKGEFTGVMGPSGSGKTTLLNMLATIDTPTSGNIFVDGTDPSTLNDNKLAIFRRQQLGFVFQDFNLLDTLTVKENILLPLALDKHPKKKMDARLDTIAEQLGITDILEKRVTEISGGQQQRTACARAIIHDPKMILADEPTGNLDSKSARQVMDTLTTINKEAEATILTVTHDPTVASYCDRIVFIKDGAFFSEIRKGERQQTFYQNILDTLSVLGGDFHEHPSPRA; encoded by the coding sequence ATGCAGCTACTTGACGTTAACGCCCTCAGCAAAACGTACTATCCAAAAAAAGAAGGACTCTCTTACAAAGCATTATCCAACTTCCACCTGCAGGTCGACAAAGGTGAATTCACCGGTGTCATGGGTCCGTCGGGAAGCGGGAAAACGACACTGCTTAACATGCTCGCGACCATCGATACCCCGACGTCCGGAAACATCTTCGTCGACGGTACGGACCCATCAACCTTGAATGATAACAAACTCGCGATATTCAGACGGCAACAGCTCGGTTTTGTGTTTCAAGATTTCAACTTGCTGGATACGTTAACCGTGAAGGAAAATATATTGCTTCCCCTGGCGCTCGATAAGCATCCGAAAAAGAAAATGGACGCGCGCCTGGACACGATAGCAGAACAGCTGGGCATTACCGATATCCTCGAGAAACGAGTCACCGAAATTTCCGGCGGTCAGCAACAGCGTACCGCTTGCGCTCGCGCGATCATTCATGACCCGAAAATGATCCTCGCCGATGAACCAACGGGAAACCTGGATTCCAAATCTGCCCGTCAAGTCATGGATACACTGACGACGATCAACAAGGAAGCGGAGGCAACCATCCTTACGGTCACCCATGATCCGACCGTTGCGAGCTACTGCGATCGCATCGTATTCATTAAAGACGGCGCGTTTTTCTCTGAAATCCGAAAAGGCGAACGTCAACAAACCTTCTATCAAAATATCCTCGATACGCTGTCGGTCCTCGGAGGTGACTTCCATGAACATCCGTCACCTCGCGCGTAA
- a CDS encoding sensor histidine kinase translates to MIRHYLADRLVFILIYFINTAVTVLVAFLALMLAGLAQPWNIFAYMVTLAVFFLLTGLAIDYIRKRPYLKKLASMGEDQSLALDTALELEAMPMPTHEAAMFTDMLRRSQARYREDLDHYKALQNRHQTFVNQWVHHMKTPVSVVSLLTQQGKQQHDDQDAKVLFDDISDENDRFRHGLELMLHLARLDHFAIDFVANQVDVVQLMRDIVNEEKRQFIRRKIYPEIRVETDDAIVYSDEKWLRVIFHQLLLNALRYSHQGSGDYITIVVHKQGDATLVEVRDQGIGIPAHDVPNIFSPFFTGDNGRQKKESTGMGLYLSRMIASHLGHSLYAESRVDKGTTMTVRFTSRTLHER, encoded by the coding sequence ATGATCCGACATTACCTCGCCGACCGGCTTGTTTTCATCCTCATCTATTTCATTAATACGGCAGTGACCGTACTCGTCGCTTTTCTGGCTCTCATGCTCGCCGGGCTCGCCCAACCTTGGAACATCTTTGCTTACATGGTGACTCTGGCTGTCTTTTTTCTACTAACCGGACTCGCCATTGATTACATACGGAAGCGGCCTTATTTAAAAAAACTTGCCAGCATGGGTGAAGATCAATCATTAGCGTTGGACACCGCCCTTGAATTGGAAGCAATGCCAATGCCCACCCATGAAGCCGCGATGTTCACCGACATGCTCCGGCGATCCCAAGCGCGTTACCGTGAGGATTTGGATCATTACAAAGCCTTGCAAAACCGGCATCAAACCTTCGTCAATCAATGGGTTCATCATATGAAAACGCCGGTATCCGTGGTCTCACTTCTAACTCAACAAGGGAAGCAGCAACACGACGACCAAGACGCAAAGGTGTTATTCGATGACATCAGCGATGAAAATGACCGTTTTCGCCACGGCCTTGAACTCATGCTTCATTTGGCGCGGCTCGATCATTTCGCGATCGATTTTGTCGCCAACCAAGTCGACGTCGTTCAATTAATGCGTGACATCGTTAACGAAGAGAAGCGGCAATTTATCAGGAGAAAAATATACCCGGAGATTCGCGTGGAAACGGATGACGCAATCGTTTATAGCGACGAGAAGTGGCTGCGCGTCATTTTTCACCAACTGTTGCTGAATGCCTTGCGCTACTCCCATCAAGGCAGTGGTGATTACATAACAATCGTCGTACATAAACAAGGGGACGCGACGCTTGTGGAGGTCCGTGACCAAGGGATCGGCATCCCCGCACATGATGTACCGAATATTTTCTCCCCGTTTTTCACCGGAGACAACGGGCGTCAAAAAAAGGAATCAACGGGCATGGGCTTGTATTTAAGCCGGATGATCGCCAGTCACCTCGGACATTCACTTTATGCCGAATCGCGGGTGGATAAAGGCACAACGATGACCGTCCGCTTCACGTCACGAACATTACACGAAAGATGA
- a CDS encoding response regulator produces MKILIVDDDPLVRQSLKLLLEKESDIEVSGLAADGQEAIDQCEKMRPDVVLMDIRMPNMDGIESTKQLKQQWQKLQIMMLTTFKDEQNIRLAIKAGAEGYLLKSTPVENMAQQIRALMAGSSVLDADVLQQIMEPDVRDNLDELTERENDIAAAIAQGLSNKEISEQLYLSVGTVRNTLSVILDKLELRDRTQLAIYYWKRGDN; encoded by the coding sequence GTGAAGATTTTAATTGTCGATGATGATCCACTCGTACGGCAAAGCCTCAAACTATTGCTCGAAAAGGAATCGGATATTGAGGTCAGCGGTCTTGCCGCAGACGGTCAGGAAGCAATCGATCAATGTGAAAAAATGAGGCCCGATGTCGTGCTCATGGATATCCGCATGCCGAACATGGACGGCATTGAAAGTACGAAGCAGCTCAAACAGCAGTGGCAGAAGCTCCAAATCATGATGCTCACTACCTTTAAAGATGAACAAAACATTCGCCTCGCAATAAAAGCGGGAGCCGAAGGTTATTTATTGAAATCAACCCCCGTTGAAAACATGGCCCAGCAAATTCGGGCATTAATGGCAGGTAGCTCCGTCCTCGATGCCGATGTTTTACAGCAAATTATGGAACCGGACGTTCGTGATAATCTCGACGAGCTCACCGAACGGGAAAACGACATAGCCGCGGCCATCGCCCAGGGTTTATCCAATAAAGAAATCTCTGAGCAGCTGTATTTAAGCGTCGGCACCGTGCGCAACACCCTCTCGGTCATTCTGGATAAACTTGAATTACGAGACCGCACCCAGCTGGCGATTTATTATTGGAAGCGGGGGGATAATTAA
- a CDS encoding response regulator transcription factor: MYSVFIVEDDDKIAKILRDHLRRYGYFVDKSRHLHAIKEEFAEIKPDLVLLDINLPYYDGYYWCRQIRTLSNVPVIFISARTDDMDQVMAIENGGDDYITKPFHLDVVLAKIKSVLRRTYGEYAQESGMEGQTRALANLFIFPDKNELEYQAQRIELSKKEFTLFQKLSDSHDCIVNRDDLLEALWDEIDFVDDNTLSVNINRLRKRLQELNIHGAIQTIRGQGYRLNVNWGEEVRR, encoded by the coding sequence ATGTATTCAGTTTTTATCGTTGAGGATGATGATAAAATTGCAAAGATTCTACGTGATCATCTCCGGCGATATGGTTATTTTGTCGACAAGTCACGACACTTACATGCCATTAAAGAGGAATTTGCAGAAATAAAACCCGACTTGGTCTTATTAGACATCAATTTACCGTACTACGACGGTTATTATTGGTGCAGGCAGATCAGAACCTTATCCAATGTCCCTGTCATTTTTATTTCAGCTCGAACAGACGATATGGATCAGGTGATGGCAATCGAAAATGGCGGAGATGACTATATCACCAAACCGTTTCATCTCGATGTCGTACTCGCGAAAATCAAAAGCGTTTTACGAAGAACGTATGGAGAGTATGCCCAAGAATCAGGGATGGAAGGGCAAACGCGAGCGTTGGCAAACCTATTTATTTTTCCGGATAAAAACGAACTGGAATATCAGGCGCAACGCATCGAACTTTCCAAAAAGGAATTTACGTTATTCCAAAAATTAAGTGATAGCCATGACTGCATTGTCAATCGAGACGATCTCCTCGAAGCGCTTTGGGATGAGATTGATTTCGTTGACGATAATACATTGTCCGTCAATATCAATCGATTGCGTAAACGCCTGCAAGAATTAAACATTCACGGTGCCATCCAAACCATTCGCGGACAAGGGTACAGGCTGAACGTGAACTGGGGGGAGGAGGTGCGCCGATGA